The genomic region AAGGAAAGCAGGTAGCTGGCGAGGCAGAAAAGAGCGAACAGTTTTCCACCAACCGCAGGTGAGGCGTGCATGGAGAAGCCTTGCGTCTGTTGGATTTATGCCCAACTTTTTACCATGCACGGCGCGCGGGATTGTTCTGTGGTTCGCGGTGCTTGGGTTAGCCCGCAGCGGAGTATGGTGTGCCGATTTCTTCGATGAACAGGTCCATGAATCCCTTCAGCCGCTCATGGCGCGCCAGGGCCATGCGTTGCCCCGTCGGCGTCTGAAATCCGCCCGCCAGATGCAGCAGCTTGGTCTGGAAATGGTCGAGGCAAAAGCGCTTGTCGTCGTACTCACGGCGCTGTGCCGTTGGGTCCGCCGGGTCATACAGCCCGCTGCCCATGCGCCCTGCGATGTAAAACGTGCGGGCCACGCCGATCATGCCCAGGGAATCCAAGCGGTCGGCATCCTGCATAATCTTTGCTTCAAGCGTTACCGGCGTCAGGCCCGCCGAAAAGCTGTGGGTCTCGATGGCATGCGTCACCGCTGTGATCGTCTCGGGCTGCCACGCCAACCCCTGCAAAATCTCCCCGGCCTTGTCCGCCGCCAATGTTGAGGCCTTGGACCGCAACGGCGAATTCTTCTCCACCGCGACGCAGTCATGCAGCAGCACCGCCGCCAGCAGCACCTCCAGATCGCCACCTTCCTCTGCCTGGATCGACCGCACGTTGTGCCACACCCGTTGCAAATGGGACAGGTCATGGGCGCCGTCTTCCGAAGGCTCAAGGGCGTGAGGCAATAACGTCGCGGCGAGGTCGGTCAAGGGCGTGAAGGGCATGGGGATTCTCAAAGGTCGATAGCCTGCAGGTTAGCCGCGAATGAAATTGCACTGCAATCGGTCATTAAAGCGCCTTAGTATGTGTGCTCTCTTTCCCTGACAAGGCCTGCCCATGACCATCGAGATTCGCCCCGCCGTGCCCAGCGATGCTGCGCAGATCCTGACCTTCATCACCGAGCTGGCCGACTACGAAAAAGCCCGGCACGAAGTGATCGCCAGCGTGGTGGACATCGAGCGCAGCCTGTTCAGCGAAGGCGCCACCGCCCACGGCCTGATCTGCCTGCGGGACGGTTTGCCGATCGGCTTTGCGGTGTTCTTTTTCAGTTACTCCACCTGGCTCGGCAGCAACTGCCTGTACCTCGAAGACCTGTACATCAACCCCGAGCAACGCGGCGGCGGGGCGGGCAAGAAGTTGCTGCGCCATCTGGCGAAAATCGCCTGCGACAATGGCTGTGGGCGTTTCGAGTGGAGCGTGCTGGACTGGAACGAGCCGGCCATTGCGTTCTACAAATCCATCGGCGCCCAGCCACAGGAAGAGTGGGTGCGCTACCGCATGGAAGGCGATGCCTTGAGGGATTTCGCCCAAGGTTGAAGGCCCATAAAGAGCCGGCTATCACAGCCGGTTTTTTTATACATTTGCTCACTATATGGGATGATAATTTATATATTGAGATGTTTTGGTTTCTGGGTTTATAGTCTTGCGCATCAGCACTCACTACCAAAAACAAAACAGGTGAAGCGATGCAGGCACAACC from Pseudomonas yamanorum harbors:
- a CDS encoding HD domain-containing protein, translated to MPFTPLTDLAATLLPHALEPSEDGAHDLSHLQRVWHNVRSIQAEEGGDLEVLLAAVLLHDCVAVEKNSPLRSKASTLAADKAGEILQGLAWQPETITAVTHAIETHSFSAGLTPVTLEAKIMQDADRLDSLGMIGVARTFYIAGRMGSGLYDPADPTAQRREYDDKRFCLDHFQTKLLHLAGGFQTPTGQRMALARHERLKGFMDLFIEEIGTPYSAAG
- a CDS encoding GNAT family N-acetyltransferase, which translates into the protein MTIEIRPAVPSDAAQILTFITELADYEKARHEVIASVVDIERSLFSEGATAHGLICLRDGLPIGFAVFFFSYSTWLGSNCLYLEDLYINPEQRGGGAGKKLLRHLAKIACDNGCGRFEWSVLDWNEPAIAFYKSIGAQPQEEWVRYRMEGDALRDFAQG